In one Sulfitobacter sp. LCG007 genomic region, the following are encoded:
- a CDS encoding gamma-glutamylcyclotransferase yields the protein MTMWVFGYGSLLWNPGFPVAAAVVARLPGYARSFCMRSIHHRGTETEPGLVLALDEDAGHVCEGVALAVEEGHEASTLDYLRERELISSAYVECERDIDLADGRRVRALVYVINRDHVQYCGGLPLEEQAEIIARARGGMGPNAEYLFNTAAHLSQIGLHDPDLEWLSSRVRALVA from the coding sequence ATGACGATGTGGGTCTTCGGGTACGGAAGCCTTCTGTGGAACCCCGGCTTTCCCGTGGCGGCGGCTGTGGTCGCGAGGCTGCCGGGCTATGCGCGATCCTTCTGCATGCGCTCGATCCATCATCGCGGCACCGAGACCGAGCCGGGGCTCGTGCTGGCGCTCGACGAGGACGCGGGCCATGTCTGCGAGGGGGTCGCGCTGGCGGTCGAGGAGGGGCACGAGGCGTCCACCCTCGACTATCTGCGCGAGCGCGAGCTGATCTCGTCGGCCTATGTCGAATGCGAGCGCGACATCGATCTTGCCGATGGCCGCAGGGTCCGGGCGCTGGTCTATGTCATCAATCGCGACCACGTGCAGTATTGCGGCGGGCTGCCGCTGGAAGAGCAGGCAGAGATCATCGCCCGCGCCCGTGGCGGCATGGGCCCCAACGCCGAATATCTTTTCAATACTGCGGCACATTTGAGCCAGATCGGCCTGCATGACCCCGATCTCGAGTGGCTCAGCAGCCGGGTCCGCGCCCTTGTCGCATAA